One window of Streptomyces sp. SUK 48 genomic DNA carries:
- a CDS encoding transcriptional repressor, with the protein MTTAGPPVKGRATRQRAAVAAALDEVDEFRSAQELHDMLKHKGDSVGLTTVYRTLQSLADAGEVDVLRTSEGESVYRRCSTGEHHHHLVCRGCGKAVEVEGPAVEKWAEAIAAEHGYVNVAHTVEIFGTCAECATRNG; encoded by the coding sequence GTGACGACCGCTGGACCGCCCGTGAAGGGCCGCGCGACCCGTCAGCGGGCAGCAGTGGCGGCCGCGCTGGACGAGGTCGACGAGTTCCGCAGCGCGCAGGAGCTCCACGACATGCTCAAGCACAAGGGCGACTCCGTCGGGCTCACCACCGTCTACCGCACGCTCCAGTCGCTCGCCGACGCCGGCGAGGTCGACGTGCTGCGCACCTCCGAGGGCGAGTCCGTCTACCGCCGCTGCTCCACCGGCGAACACCACCACCACCTGGTCTGCCGCGGCTGCGGCAAGGCGGTGGAGGTGGAGGGCCCGGCGGTGGAGAAGTGGGCCGAGGCGATCGCCGCGGAGCACGGGTATGTGAACGTGGCGCACACCGTGGAGATCTTCGGTACGTGCGCGGAGTGCGCCACGCGGAACGGCTGA
- a CDS encoding metal ABC transporter permease, whose product MDFLNYAFMQRALLAAVLVGITAPAIGIYLVQRRQALMGDGIGHVAMTGVGLGFLLSTSPVWMATAVSVLGALLMELIRWYGRTRGDIALAMLFYGGMAGGVMFINMAPTGSNANLTTYLFGSLSTVSPSDVLAICLLAAFVVLVTLGLRRQLFAVSQDEEFARVTGLPVRALNLLTAVTAAITVTVAMRVVGLLLVSALMVVPVAAAQQLTRSFAMTFAIAVALGITVTVSGTIASFYQDVPPGATIVLLTIAAFVVLTALAAPLARRRARAATAAGSGGDPAECVIPAARGTGEEIGA is encoded by the coding sequence GGCATCTACCTGGTCCAGCGCCGCCAGGCCCTGATGGGCGACGGCATCGGACACGTCGCCATGACCGGCGTCGGCCTCGGCTTCCTGCTGTCCACCTCCCCGGTCTGGATGGCGACGGCGGTCTCCGTGCTCGGCGCCCTCCTGATGGAGCTGATCCGCTGGTACGGCAGGACGCGCGGCGACATCGCGCTGGCCATGCTCTTCTACGGCGGCATGGCGGGCGGCGTGATGTTCATCAACATGGCGCCGACGGGCTCCAACGCCAACCTGACGACCTACCTCTTCGGCTCCCTGTCCACGGTCTCCCCGTCCGACGTCCTCGCGATCTGCCTGCTGGCCGCGTTCGTGGTGCTGGTCACCCTCGGCCTGCGCCGCCAGCTGTTCGCGGTCAGCCAGGACGAGGAGTTCGCGCGGGTCACCGGGCTGCCGGTGCGCGCCCTGAACCTGCTGACGGCCGTCACGGCGGCGATCACGGTGACGGTCGCCATGCGCGTCGTCGGGCTGCTGCTGGTCTCCGCGCTGATGGTGGTGCCGGTGGCGGCGGCCCAGCAGCTCACCCGCAGCTTCGCCATGACGTTCGCGATCGCGGTGGCGCTCGGCATCACGGTGACCGTCAGCGGCACGATCGCGTCGTTCTACCAGGACGTTCCGCCCGGCGCGACGATCGTCCTGCTCACCATCGCCGCGTTCGTCGTCCTGACCGCGCTGGCCGCCCCGCTGGCCCGCCGACGCGCCCGCGCGGCCACGGCCGCGGGGTCCGGCGGGGACCCGGCGGAGTGTGTGATTCCGGCCGCGCGCGGCACGGGGGAGGAGATCGGCGCCTGA